In Ipomoea triloba cultivar NCNSP0323 chromosome 7, ASM357664v1, a single genomic region encodes these proteins:
- the LOC116024491 gene encoding RING-H2 finger protein ATL7-like has translation MSYNAATGYSGDHEFHSAANYDASCCSSPKPSAELKVYQAFIFSVPIFFAFLLLFLFYYFYLRRQSADWSSLRMRASSLQTGVDGVSRCELGLKKEIREMLPIIVYKESFSVKDTQCAVCLGDYQAEDRLQQIPICGHTFHMDCIDHWLATRTTCPLCRHSVLATSQPSRETTHNRAETIPRSSNAEDDTSLQASRTLPEPGTSVERVTSVHSQEEQRVGTQTTSEAMNDRSETMEDK, from the exons ATGTCTTACAACGCCGCAACAGGCTATTCCGGCGACCATGAATTCCATTCCGCCGCTAACTATGATGCAAGTTGTTGCTCGAGTCCCAAGCCGTCGGCGGAGCTGAAGGTCTACCAAGCTTTCATCTTTTCCGTCCCCATTTTCTTCGCCTTCTTACTCCTCTTCTTGTTCTATTATTTTTATCTCCGCCGCCAAAGCGCCGATTGGTCTTCTCTCAGGATGCGGGCTTCTTCATTGCAGACCGGAGTGGATGGGGTTTCAAGG TGTGAGTTGGGATTGAAGAAGGAGATTAGGGAGATGTTGCCCATTATTGTGTACAAGGAGAGCTTTTCAGTTAAAGACACTCA aTGTGCGGTGTGCCTAGGGGACTACCAAGCAGAGGATCGGCTTCAACAAATACCGATCTGTGGGCACACGTTTCACATGGATTGCATCGACCACTGGCTGGCTACTCGCACAACTTGCCCACTCTGTCGCCATTCTGTCCTGGCTACCTCTCAACCTTCTCGCGAAACGACACATAACAGAGCAGAAACCATCCCCCGATCTTCCAATGCCGAAGATGACACATCGCTTCAAGCTAGCCGAACGCTTCCCGAGCCTGGAACCAGCGTCGAAAGAGTCACTTCAGTCCACAGCCAAGAAGAACAGAGAGTTGGTACCCAAACAACCTCAGAGGCTATGAATGACAGAAGTGAAACAATGGAGGATAAGTAG
- the LOC116026153 gene encoding phytolongin Phyl1.1-like has translation MDSSKKGVSYCSVTKGGRVLYTYNEGGLEIENLAALCLEKAPPHHRWYFQTMGKMTFCFLMEDGYVYFAIAEEALGNAGVLRFLQNLRHEFKKFARRGSSRSMSSLSSLSSVQEQLVPVIRNLITSLEHVSGGDTDWPAGGSSPNRDDVSASDANGQIEGGSSTRAPLLSKSGKYDKKKKKEHAIAMRDIEMEEHRMSTDRARGVDSGARDCNSYGAAGSPLSLTKEFGSGRTRATNPNFQKKWCRLVRIILAVDAAVCLLLLVIWLVVCEGTKCLS, from the coding sequence ATGGATTCATCGAAAAAAGGTGTTAGTTATTGCTCGGTAACGAAGGGGGGTCGAGTTTTATACACATACAATGAGGGAGGGCTTGAGATTGAGAACTTGGCTGCGCTATGCTTAGAGAAGGCGCCTCCCCACCACAGATGGTATTTCCAGACGATGGGTAAAATGACGTTTTGTTTTCTAATGGAAGATGGCTATGTTTATTTCGCAATTGCAGAGGAGGCTCTTGGAAATGCGGGAGTTCTTCGGTTTCTTCAGAACCTGAGACACGAATTCAAGAAGTTTGCGAGGAGGGGTTCTAGCAGGAGCATGTCGAGTCTGAGCTCGCTAAGTTCTGTCCAGGAACAGCTAGTTCCCGTCATTCGGAATCTGATTACCTCGCTGGAGCATGTCTCGGGCGGTGACACCGACTGGCCTGCCGGTGGTTCCTCCCCGAATCGAGATGACGTCTCCGCCTCCGATGCAAACGGGCAAATCGAGGGCGGTTCCTCGACGAGAGCGCCTCTATTGAGCAAGTCTGGCAAGTACgacaagaagaaaaagaaggagCACGCTATTGCTATGAGGGATATCGAGATGGAGGAGCACCGGATGTCTACGGACAGGGCTAGGGGAGTTGATTCAGGAGCCCGGGATTGTAACAGCTATGGTGCAGCGGGCTCTCCACTGTCCTTAACGAAGGAATTTGGGTCGGGAAGGACGAGGGCAACTAACCCGAACTTCCAAAAGAAATGGTGTCGCCTAGTTAGGATTATTCTCGCTGTAGATGCTGCCGTCTGTCTCCTCCTCCTCGTGATATGGCTAGTGGTATGTGAAGGAACAAAATGCCTCAGCTGA